The following DNA comes from Sphingorhabdus sp. M41.
TCTACCGCTCGAAAGTACTCAACAATATCGCCCGGACCGCCCGTCATCTGGACCGGACAGCGGACAAGGCGAATAGCAGCCTCGGCCGGCTGGTGGCGTGGAGCGGTGTGGTGGCTTCCTCTCTATTGCTGCCCGAAGGACGCGTGCGCCAGATTGTCGGCGAAGCGGGTCTCGAAAAAACAATGGGCGAGTTTTTCTTTGCCGACGGCGGTTCCGTCTCGCGGTCGCCGCTCAACCAGATGGACGCGGTGATATTGCTGTCGATGCTGAAGCAAGTCTATCTCGCCCGCAATCTGGATGCGCCGGAATTTCTCCAGCAAGCCCTCAATCAGGCCGTGCCTCCGCTCACCGCCTTGACCCATTTTGACGGGACGATGGGCAATTGGCAGGGCAGCGGCGCGACATCGGCGGAACAGGTGGCGCAAGTCGTCGAGGCCAGCGGCGTCCGCGCAAGACCGCTTCGTCAGGCGCGCGAATGGGGATATCAGCGGGTTTCTTCCGGCCGTACGGTGCTGGTGCTCGATGCCGCACCGCCGCCGATCGCGCGGATGGCCGTGGCTGGCTGCGCCTCCACCTTGGCCTTTGAAATTTCCAATGGCGACTGCCGGATCATCAGCAATTGCGGCGGGGCAGGGCTGGTCGGCGCGACCATCCCGGCAGCACTCGCCCGGGGCCTGCGAACCACCGCCGCGCACAGCACCCTGTGTATCGCAGACAGCAACAGCACCTCGATTCTGCCCGACGGCAAGCTTGGCCGCGGCGTCAGCGAAGTCGAGCTGTTCCGCCGCGATGTTGAAAATGCCACTCGACTTGAGGCCAGCCACGACGGCTATGCCAAGCGCTTTGGTCTGGTTCACAAGCGGCTGTTGCTGCTCCGCTCGGACGGTCTCGAACTGCGCGGCGAGGATATGCTGATTCCCGATGGCAAGAAGCGACGCCGCCGCAAGGATGATATCCAATATGCATTGCGGTTCCATCTCGGGCCGGATATCGAATGCGACCTGATCTCGGAGGGCAAGGGCGTATTGCTGCGTTTGCAGGACGGGAATCTGTGGCAATTCCGCTCGACTAGCGGACAAATTCAACTGGAAGAAAGCGTCTGGGTCGACGGCATGGGTATTGGCCATGACGTCATGCAGATGGTGATTTCCGGAGCAGTGGGCAGAGGCGGTGGAGCAACCGGCTGGCTGCTCAAACATATGGGGTAAAAATGACAGAGAATATCAAAATCAAACGCGCGCTTTTGTCGGTTTCGGACAAGAGCGGCCTGGCCGATCTCGGCCAGCAGCTGGCGGCGATGGGCGTTGCGCTGATCTCGACCGGCGGCACAGCCAAGGCCTTGCGCGAAGCAGGCCTCCAGGTCGCGGATATTTCCGACGTTACCAATTTTCCCGAAATGATGGATGGCCGGGTCAAGACCCTGCACCCCAAGGTTCACGGCGGCTTGCTCGCCCGGCGCGACGACGCCGGCCATGTCGCTTCGATGGAAGAACATGATATCGCCGGGATCGATCTGGTGATCGTCAATCTATATCCCTTCGCCCAGACCGTCGCCAAGGGCGCGGAACGCGACGAGATTATCGAGAATATCGATATCGGCGGACCGTCGATGGTGCGCAGCGCGGCAAAGAACCATGATTTCGTGACAATCGTGACCGATCCTTCGGACTATGAAACCCTACTGACCGAACTGCAGCAGAATGACGGCGGCACCTCGCTCGCCTTCCGCAAGAATATGGCCGCCAAGGCCTTTGCCGCGACCGCCAGCTACGACAGTATGATCGCCCAATGGTTCGGCTTTGCCGATCAGGGCAAGATGTTCCCCGACACGCTGCCGATCACCATGAGCCGCCCGGTCGAGCTGCGCTATGGCGAAAATCCGCATCAGAGCGCGGCCCTTTATCTGCCCGACGGCCCGTCCGCTAGCGGCATTGCCCAGGCCGAGCAGCTGCAGGGCAAGGCGCTCAGCTATAATAATTATAACGACGCCGACGCCGCGCTCGAGCTGGTCAGTGAATTTCGCGACGGCCCACCGACCGTGGTGATCGTCAAGCACGCCAACCCTTGCGGCGTGGCGAGCGCGGATAATATTCTCGACGCCTACAAGGAGGCTCTGGCCTGCGACAGCGTCTCTGCCTTTGGCGGTATCATCGCGGTCAACCGGCCACTTGATGGCCCGGCGGCGGAAGCGATGACCGGCATCTTCACCGAAGTTGTCTGCGCCCCGGGCGCGAATGACGAGGCAAAGGCTATCTTCGCCAAGAAGAAAAACCTCCGCCTGCTCCTGACCGGCGAATTGCCCGATCCGGCCCGGACCGGCATGGGCTTCAAATCCATCGCTGGCGGTTTTCTGCTCCAGTCCCGTGACAATGGCCAGATCGCCCAGTCTGACCTGAAATGCGTCACCAGGCGCCAGCCGACCGAGCAGGAAATGGCCGATTGCCTGTTCGCCTGGACCGTCGCCAAACATGTCAAATCCAATGCGATTGTCTACGCCAAGGGCGGCGCGACAGCCGGCGTCGGTGCAGGCCAGATGAACCGGCTGGAATCGGCACGTATTGCCGCGTGGAAAGCCAAGGATGCAGCGGAAAAAGCAGGCTGGAGCGAAAGCCGGACCATCGGTTCAGCGGTGGCCTCGGATGCCTTCTTCCCCTTCGCCGATGGCCTGATGGCTGCGGTGGAAGCTGGTGCAACAGCGGTGATCCAGCCGGGCGGTTCAATCCGCGACGACGAGGTGATCGCGGCAGCTGACGAAGCAGGCCTGGCAATGCTATTTACCGGAATGCGCCATTTCCGGCATTAGGCTTTCTTCCCTCTCCCGTGCGGGAGAGGGTTGCGCAGACTTGCAAACTTGTTTGCTAGTCGCAGCTGGGTGAGGGCGCACTTCGCTTCGGGGTATAGAACACCCTCATCCAAGTCCGCCTAATCCGCTTCGCGCATAAGGCTCCCTATCCTTCTCCCTCACGGGAGAAGGGAAATAGTTAGATAATGGCAAAAAAGACTCCATTCCCACCTCGCGAAGAGATGCTGTCGCTCGTCAATGGCGGTGAACTGACCGTGAAAGTCACACCCAATGCGGGAGACAACAGCATCAGCCTGCCAGGAGCAACCGGGCCTGCCGGCATATTGCTGATCCGCGTGACCGCAACGCCGGAGAACGGAAAAGCCAATGCGGCGGTTTTGAAGCTGCTGTCCAAAGCGCTCAGGCTACCCAGGACATCGCTGGAAATCATTCGCGGCAACAATGCGCGCACCAAGCTTGTCAGAATTCCCGATTGAATATTCCTTCTCCATCACGGAAGAAGGGGAACATCGCTCCGCCATTGTGCTCCGCACTTGATGCGGAGCCCTGCATTATTAAGCGTGCAATATAGCCGAATCTCCGCCTCTGGCGGGGAATACGGTCAAGCCGCAATCACTCCGGCGTGGCAGCCTGTGCATTCTGTCCGTCACCTTCCGGTGCGGCGATGATGTCGCGGGTTACGCTGCCCTTGTCGACGGTGAACGTGTCCGGATCACCAACCGAGGAACGAATCCCTGCGTCCGAGCTGCCGGCCTGACCGACGATCGCCGATTCGGTGATGCTGCGCGCTTGCGGGCCGCCGAACAGGGCTTCCAGAGTCTGCTGCTGCAAACCGCCGGTCTGGGGACGAGGCTGACCGGGCTGTGGCGGGGTCAGCGTGAAATCGGGCGGAATGACCAGCGGTGGCTGGCGGGAAACAGCGAATTCGTCGGGCCGATCACGGTCAAACAGGCCGGTGGAACCACAGGCCGTCAGGCTGGCCAGCGAAACTAGGCTGATGGCGACGGTGGATTTACGCATGATATTGTCCCTCAAAAATCTCTTACGGAGCCTGATAGCGCGCTCCTGACACAGGTCAACTTTCGTCAAGCTGAACATCGTCTTTTGTCTCGTCCTTCTTTTCGCGGATAAGCAACGCCCGCGCAAGCAGGATCACCACACCGATGCTGATACAAGCATCGGCGAGGTTGAAAATGAGGAAAGGCCGGAAATCGCCGAAGTGCAGATCGGCAAAGTCCGCAACATAGCCGAGCCGCGCGCGGTCGACGATATTGCCCATCGCCCCGCCGAGCACCATGCCGAGCGCGATAATATCCCATTTCGCCTTTTCGCGGTTCATCCAGATGAACACGGCAATGCCGATCAGGCCGGTCAGCGTGACCAGAGCCCAGCGCTGAAAATCGGTCGAGGCGGTGAGAAAGCCCATCGAAACCCCGTAATTTTCCGCCCAGGTCAGGTTGAAAAATGGCATCAGTTCAATCTGGCCGCGGACCGGCAACTGGAGCGGCCACATGACAAGAAATTTGCTCGCCTGATCAAGGATGAAGATCAGAAAGGCGATGACCAGGCCGATGCGGCGGTAGTTTTTGATTTGTGCGCTATCAGTCATATCAAATTCCGTTCGGAGCAGCGCAATGGTGAGAGAGGGAGTCGTCATCCTGAACTTGTTTCAGGATCCCGCCGGGCTTGGCGCTCTGTCGCCGGAGGTCCTGAAACAAGTTCAGGATGAGGGGTGAGAGAATGTCGTTCACGCCACCACCTCTGCACAACGATCACACAGCGCACCATCCTCTTCCACTTCCGGAAGCAAACGCCAGCAGCGGCCACATTTATGGTTGTCCGTCTTGGTCACAGCGATTTCCGCACCATCAGCGACATCCGCGACAATCGCCAGCTCGGCAAATTCTTCGGTGCTGATCGGCAGATCGGTCATCGGGTAAACAACCTCTGCTTCCAGACTCGACCGAATGGTCTTTTCCCGCCGCAGTGGTTCAATGGCTTCGGTAACTTTTTCGCGGGCATCGCGAATGGCCTGCCATTTGCCCGCGAGATCAGTATCGGTCCAGCCAGCATCAACCTCGGGCCATTCCTTCAAATGGATCGAGTCTTCCTCATCCGGGAACCGGCTCTGCCAGATTTCCTCGGCGGTAAACACCAGCACCGGCGCGATATAGCGGGTGAGGGCGTGGAACAATATGTCCATCACCGTCCGGTAAGCCATGCGCTTCGGATCATCCGGCGCATCGCAATAGAGGCAGTCCTTGCGGATATCGAAGAAGAAGGCGCTGAGATCTTCCTGCGCGAAGGCATTCAACGTCCGCATATAGGGGCCAAAAGCAAAGTCATTCACATGCTGCTTCAGCTCCGCGTCAACCTCGGCCAGACGGTGCAGGATATAGCGTTCCAGCTCGGGCATGTCAGCCACCGCCACGCGCTCGGCATCGGTGAAATCACCCAGCCCGCCGAGCATATAGCGGAACGTGTTGCGCAGCTTCCGGTAGCTGTCCGAAACCCCTTTCAGGATTTCATCGCCGATCCGGTGGTCTTCGGTATAATCGACACTCGCAGCCCACAGCCGCAATATGTCCGCGCCCTGCACATCGATGATCTTTTTCGGATCGAGCGTGTTGCCGAGCGACTTGGACATTTTCTTGCCGGTCTTGTCGAGCGTCATGCCGTGGGTCAGCACGGCTTTATAAGGCGCGCGGCCTCTAGTGCCGCAGGACTCAAGCAGGCTCGACTGGAACCAGCCGCGATGCTGGTCGCTGCCTTCCAGATAGAGATCCGCCGGGCTCTGCTGTTCCGGCCATTTGCCGCTTTCCAGAACAAAGGCATGGGTGCAGCCGCTGTCGAACCAGACGTCGAGAATGTCGGTGATCACCTCATAATCGTCGAGCTGATGGTCGTTGCCGAGAAAATCCTGATGATTGGCGTTGAACCACGCATCGGCACCACCAGTTTTGAACGCGGCGATTATCCGGGCATTAACCGCTGGATCGTTGAGATATTCGCCGCTCTTGCGATCAACATAAAGCGCGATCGGCACGCCCCAGGCGCGCTGGCGGGACAAAACCCAGTCCGGCCGCCCCTCGACCATCGATTCCAGCCGACGACGCCCGCGTTCCGGTACGAAGCGGACCTTGTTGCGGATTTCGTCGAGCGCTACGTCGCGAAGGGTTGCCCCTCCACCATGCTGCGCATGGTCCCCGTCCCCGTCGCTGCGCGTCAGGGAGGATGCTTCCCCTTTTCCTCCCTGCGCCGAAGGCGTGGGGAGGGGGACCGCCGCAGGCGGTGGAGGGGCACTGAGAGGCGCATCCATCGGCACAAACCATTGCGGCGTGCAGCGGTAAATAATCTTGGCTTTCGAGCGCCAGCTGTGCGGATAGCTATGCTTGAAATCGGCGCTCGCCGACAACAGCGCACCCGCCTCGCGCAAGTCCGAACAGATCGGGCCTTCCGGGCTGTTGAATTTCTTGTTGATCACACCGCCGGCGCGCTCGTCGCCACGCGGCAGCCATTCCCAGTCGTCGCGATAGACGCCGTCCGCATCGACCGCGAACACCGGATTGATGCCATTGGCCTTGCACAGATCGAAATCATCCTCGCCATGATCGGGCGACATATGGACCAGCCCGGTACCCGCATCGGTGGTAACAAAATGCGAACCATCGAGAAACGGGCGCGGCTTGGAGTAGAATTCGCTGTCCGGGAATTTGTCTGCCATCGGATGTTTGGCAGTGGCACCGGCGAGCTGGGAGCCTTGGAATTGGTTATCAACTACTAGGGCCTGCATGCGCTCAGCGTCCGATAAGCCAGCAGCGACATTTCCAGTAGGTTTCAAGGTAAGCCCAGTCCGCTCGAAGAATTGGTCGACTAGATCGAAGGCAACAAGATATCTGCGATCATCGCTCGCGTTGATCTGCAAATAATATACATCCGCCCCATAAGCGAGCGCCTGATTGACCGGAATCGTCCAAGGCGTCGTCGTCCAGATCACCGCATGCGCACCAACCAATTCCGGCGCATTCGGCGCCTCAACAATCTCGAACGCCACATCAATCTGCGTCGAGATTATGTCCTCATATTCCACCTCGGCCTCGGCCAGCGCGGTCTTCTCGACCGGCGACCACATCACCGGCTTGGCACCGCGATAGAGCTGGCCGGCTTCGGCGAATTTCAGCAATTCGGTGACAATCGCCGCCTCGGCGTCATAGTCCATCGTCAGATAGGGCTTGTCCCATTGTCCCATCACGCCGAGCCGCTTGAACTCCTCGCGCTGCACACCTACCCAATTGTCGGCATAGGTGCGGCATTCGGCGCGGAACTCGCTGGCCGGGACCTCGTCCTTGTTCAGCTTTTTCTTGCGATATTGTTCCTCGATCTTCCACTCGATCGGCAGTCCGTGACAATCCCAGCCGGGCACATAAGGCGCGTCCTTGCCGAGCAGGCTCTGCGAGCGGACAACCAGATCCTTCAGCGTCTTGTTGAGGCTATGACCGATATGGATATTGCCATTGGCATAAGGCGGGCCATCGTGAAGGATGAATTTCTCGCGGCCGGCGCGGGCTTCGCGCAGCTTTTCATAGAGACCGATCTTCTGCCAGCGCTCCAGTATCGCCGGTTCCTTTTGCGCAAGGCCGGCTTTCATGGGGAAATCGGTTTTCGGCAGGAAAACCGTGTCTTTATAATCTGCTTTGGGATCGGTCATGATCGCGGGGATTAGGGGAGGTTGCGAGCGTGTGCAAGCATGGTTTTGCACCGGTGACCCAACCGTTCGTCCTGAGCTTGTCGAAGGACCTTTATCGGCTTGAGACGTCCTTCGACAGGCTCAGGACGAACGGCAGAGACGCTCTCGCCCGACCGCGCAACTCAAGCCAGCAACTCTTTCGCCCGCTCACAATCCTTTTCCATCTGCA
Coding sequences within:
- the purH gene encoding bifunctional phosphoribosylaminoimidazolecarboxamide formyltransferase/IMP cyclohydrolase; amino-acid sequence: MTENIKIKRALLSVSDKSGLADLGQQLAAMGVALISTGGTAKALREAGLQVADISDVTNFPEMMDGRVKTLHPKVHGGLLARRDDAGHVASMEEHDIAGIDLVIVNLYPFAQTVAKGAERDEIIENIDIGGPSMVRSAAKNHDFVTIVTDPSDYETLLTELQQNDGGTSLAFRKNMAAKAFAATASYDSMIAQWFGFADQGKMFPDTLPITMSRPVELRYGENPHQSAALYLPDGPSASGIAQAEQLQGKALSYNNYNDADAALELVSEFRDGPPTVVIVKHANPCGVASADNILDAYKEALACDSVSAFGGIIAVNRPLDGPAAEAMTGIFTEVVCAPGANDEAKAIFAKKKNLRLLLTGELPDPARTGMGFKSIAGGFLLQSRDNGQIAQSDLKCVTRRQPTEQEMADCLFAWTVAKHVKSNAIVYAKGGATAGVGAGQMNRLESARIAAWKAKDAAEKAGWSESRTIGSAVASDAFFPFADGLMAAVEAGATAVIQPGGSIRDDEVIAAADEAGLAMLFTGMRHFRH
- a CDS encoding DUF3035 domain-containing protein, producing the protein MRKSTVAISLVSLASLTACGSTGLFDRDRPDEFAVSRQPPLVIPPDFTLTPPQPGQPRPQTGGLQQQTLEALFGGPQARSITESAIVGQAGSSDAGIRSSVGDPDTFTVDKGSVTRDIIAAPEGDGQNAQAATPE
- a CDS encoding DUF167 domain-containing protein is translated as MAKKTPFPPREEMLSLVNGGELTVKVTPNAGDNSISLPGATGPAGILLIRVTATPENGKANAAVLKLLSKALRLPRTSLEIIRGNNARTKLVRIPD
- the lspA gene encoding signal peptidase II: MTDSAQIKNYRRIGLVIAFLIFILDQASKFLVMWPLQLPVRGQIELMPFFNLTWAENYGVSMGFLTASTDFQRWALVTLTGLIGIAVFIWMNREKAKWDIIALGMVLGGAMGNIVDRARLGYVADFADLHFGDFRPFLIFNLADACISIGVVILLARALLIREKKDETKDDVQLDES
- a CDS encoding heparinase II/III family protein; the encoded protein is MTTDGSDRLDLGDGHPDEPSTHDGNDAAGEGRSLTLRHERDRGQSLAQQATMLYYRITWRMPMHRLRLSGKLPLRLLAVPVDPIEGDRVQGMAVRAGYFLFRGLKKNHDNIDFANLKLPPQFEDYVHRFQWLRDLDTAASRDQAVPVAEKLISQWLDANGDAIRQPAWRPDNCGWRMLIWASHAPLILSSSDLIYRSKVLNNIARTARHLDRTADKANSSLGRLVAWSGVVASSLLLPEGRVRQIVGEAGLEKTMGEFFFADGGSVSRSPLNQMDAVILLSMLKQVYLARNLDAPEFLQQALNQAVPPLTALTHFDGTMGNWQGSGATSAEQVAQVVEASGVRARPLRQAREWGYQRVSSGRTVLVLDAAPPPIARMAVAGCASTLAFEISNGDCRIISNCGGAGLVGATIPAALARGLRTTAAHSTLCIADSNSTSILPDGKLGRGVSEVELFRRDVENATRLEASHDGYAKRFGLVHKRLLLLRSDGLELRGEDMLIPDGKKRRRRKDDIQYALRFHLGPDIECDLISEGKGVLLRLQDGNLWQFRSTSGQIQLEESVWVDGMGIGHDVMQMVISGAVGRGGGATGWLLKHMG
- the ileS gene encoding isoleucine--tRNA ligase, producing the protein MTDPKADYKDTVFLPKTDFPMKAGLAQKEPAILERWQKIGLYEKLREARAGREKFILHDGPPYANGNIHIGHSLNKTLKDLVVRSQSLLGKDAPYVPGWDCHGLPIEWKIEEQYRKKKLNKDEVPASEFRAECRTYADNWVGVQREEFKRLGVMGQWDKPYLTMDYDAEAAIVTELLKFAEAGQLYRGAKPVMWSPVEKTALAEAEVEYEDIISTQIDVAFEIVEAPNAPELVGAHAVIWTTTPWTIPVNQALAYGADVYYLQINASDDRRYLVAFDLVDQFFERTGLTLKPTGNVAAGLSDAERMQALVVDNQFQGSQLAGATAKHPMADKFPDSEFYSKPRPFLDGSHFVTTDAGTGLVHMSPDHGEDDFDLCKANGINPVFAVDADGVYRDDWEWLPRGDERAGGVINKKFNSPEGPICSDLREAGALLSASADFKHSYPHSWRSKAKIIYRCTPQWFVPMDAPLSAPPPPAAVPLPTPSAQGGKGEASSLTRSDGDGDHAQHGGGATLRDVALDEIRNKVRFVPERGRRRLESMVEGRPDWVLSRQRAWGVPIALYVDRKSGEYLNDPAVNARIIAAFKTGGADAWFNANHQDFLGNDHQLDDYEVITDILDVWFDSGCTHAFVLESGKWPEQQSPADLYLEGSDQHRGWFQSSLLESCGTRGRAPYKAVLTHGMTLDKTGKKMSKSLGNTLDPKKIIDVQGADILRLWAASVDYTEDHRIGDEILKGVSDSYRKLRNTFRYMLGGLGDFTDAERVAVADMPELERYILHRLAEVDAELKQHVNDFAFGPYMRTLNAFAQEDLSAFFFDIRKDCLYCDAPDDPKRMAYRTVMDILFHALTRYIAPVLVFTAEEIWQSRFPDEEDSIHLKEWPEVDAGWTDTDLAGKWQAIRDAREKVTEAIEPLRREKTIRSSLEAEVVYPMTDLPISTEEFAELAIVADVADGAEIAVTKTDNHKCGRCWRLLPEVEEDGALCDRCAEVVA